A genomic window from Treponema maltophilum ATCC 51939 includes:
- a CDS encoding ABC transporter ATP-binding protein: MIELRNFSKSYGSREILHGVSFTAPPRSVTALAGLNGAGKTTVLKAVCSIHYADGGSVSVNGIDAETDPIKNKAQTGFMSEHADFSFPFTVYELLHFHAAAVLAESPANVQKDAVFFAAERCGLCDVFSQKVKDLSNGLKRRLSLACCLLKNPSVLVLDEPEAGLDPRQTADMRSLIAELSKTKTVLFSTHLISEIENLCSKIIILHNGTVAADGTKEALCAQTGSTRLEDAFLRITENGKGKV, from the coding sequence ATGATTGAATTACGGAATTTTTCAAAAAGTTACGGTTCGCGCGAAATTCTGCACGGCGTAAGCTTTACCGCTCCGCCGCGTTCGGTAACGGCGCTTGCCGGCTTAAACGGTGCGGGAAAAACCACCGTGCTGAAAGCCGTGTGCAGCATTCACTATGCCGACGGCGGCAGCGTGTCGGTAAACGGTATCGACGCCGAAACGGATCCGATTAAAAATAAAGCGCAAACAGGTTTTATGAGCGAACACGCCGATTTTTCTTTTCCGTTCACGGTCTACGAATTGCTGCATTTTCACGCTGCCGCCGTTCTTGCGGAAAGTCCGGCAAACGTTCAAAAAGATGCCGTTTTTTTTGCGGCCGAACGCTGCGGTCTGTGCGATGTGTTTTCCCAAAAAGTAAAAGATCTTTCAAACGGCTTAAAGCGCCGCCTTTCTTTAGCCTGCTGTCTTTTAAAAAATCCTTCGGTACTCGTGCTCGATGAGCCGGAGGCGGGCTTGGATCCGCGGCAAACGGCCGACATGCGCTCTTTAATCGCCGAACTGAGCAAAACGAAAACCGTTTTGTTTTCAACCCATCTTATAAGCGAAATCGAAAATCTGTGTTCGAAAATCATTATCCTGCATAACGGAACCGTTGCGGCAGACGGTACAAAAGAAGCGCTGTGCGCGCAAACCGGAAGCACGAGGCTTGAAGATGCGTTTTTGCGCATAACGGAAAACGGCAAAGGGAAAGTTTGA
- a CDS encoding Gldg family protein has product MDGTRHKRRAIFTSLLKRELFSLSVNPAVYVSGLFFVFCVYYGFFFIHRFFIPGKGSSDLRNFFSSMPVASVLCIPALTMHMHEKDGNFILSAPLEPIFIRLAKWLAVFIFFSFFVLVSVFVPLGASFFAPIDISVLCTGILGMLASSAALIAFAQWIALVCRSNSLSFFISSLVFALSAFIHRGIQRFNVNGALGALCRFVSFSWHFESAVKGIIDSRDIVFYLCIAVLCLSLSAFHTEKIKYARFSKTPSRQKKELYTSCRGVFLLCCMILWNGGIFYARLDLTKNRMYSLSDTTKAVLARLQNRLTVSYYVSAELERAFPQVRRIRDLLYDYADARNVGVRVITVSKDSHRQAAENAGIGAQYLPLGAADENVPLYSGIVLEYEEKIARIPFLLTGDDLEFGMADKIAFLTGRGKRNVFLVNASESDIDDEYPYVIPWLESAGFSVEVLSTGALTRLQPSFTPVLLIGSSALTAEQSEALSSLLQSGGRIFAALSANTVNTQSDWKAYPVPGNPFLKLLEKRGIFIDTALLEDETCARIAAAEQSTAGKDGSAQNINYIAYPFFVRVEKQTADKAHPVSKAFAGLDLFWPSPMELSPSAEYPDDELDALAFTSPSAWVQYPLQEGESPYRTDPFSAEKPVKTAMGQYPAAAALQTAQGGKMIVVPDSYFISRMSAFTANSSNYDFLVNGLLWLSGEDGLLSIKNRSFTDYSLTVDATNPAFIDKKNAVLAAVPLCFISCFALLLLGVHRYRKKLKKESIGEGR; this is encoded by the coding sequence ATGGACGGAACACGGCACAAAAGAAGGGCGATTTTTACATCTCTTTTAAAACGCGAACTTTTTTCGTTAAGCGTCAATCCCGCCGTATACGTTAGCGGCCTTTTTTTCGTGTTTTGCGTGTATTACGGCTTTTTTTTCATTCACCGTTTTTTTATCCCGGGCAAAGGTTCCTCCGATTTGCGCAATTTTTTTTCAAGCATGCCTGTCGCATCCGTTTTGTGCATTCCCGCGCTGACAATGCATATGCACGAAAAAGACGGCAATTTTATTTTGTCGGCGCCGCTTGAACCGATTTTTATCCGTCTTGCAAAATGGCTTGCCGTTTTTATTTTCTTTTCGTTTTTTGTACTTGTGTCGGTCTTTGTTCCGCTCGGCGCTTCGTTTTTTGCCCCCATAGACATTTCCGTTTTATGTACGGGCATTTTGGGAATGCTTGCATCTTCGGCGGCGCTCATTGCGTTCGCTCAATGGATCGCCCTCGTATGCCGCTCGAATTCGCTGTCGTTTTTTATTTCGAGCCTTGTATTTGCTTTGTCGGCATTTATACACCGCGGAATACAGCGCTTTAACGTAAACGGCGCGCTCGGCGCCTTATGCCGCTTTGTGTCTTTTTCGTGGCATTTTGAAAGCGCGGTTAAAGGAATTATCGACAGCCGCGATATTGTATTTTATCTTTGTATCGCGGTTTTATGCCTGTCCCTGTCGGCATTCCATACGGAAAAAATAAAATATGCCCGGTTTTCAAAAACGCCTTCACGGCAAAAAAAAGAACTGTATACAAGCTGCCGGGGCGTGTTTTTGTTGTGTTGTATGATTTTATGGAACGGCGGAATTTTTTACGCGCGCTTGGACCTTACAAAAAACCGTATGTACAGTCTGTCCGATACGACAAAGGCGGTGCTTGCCCGCTTGCAAAACCGCCTGACCGTTTCGTATTACGTGTCGGCGGAACTTGAGCGCGCTTTTCCGCAGGTGCGCAGAATACGCGATTTGCTCTATGATTATGCCGATGCGCGCAATGTCGGCGTGCGCGTCATTACCGTATCGAAAGATTCTCACCGGCAGGCGGCCGAAAACGCCGGCATAGGGGCGCAGTATCTTCCGCTCGGTGCCGCGGACGAAAACGTACCGCTTTATTCGGGCATTGTACTTGAATACGAAGAAAAAATCGCGCGCATTCCTTTTTTGCTTACGGGCGACGATTTGGAATTCGGCATGGCCGACAAAATCGCTTTTCTTACCGGAAGGGGAAAGCGGAACGTTTTTCTTGTAAATGCGTCGGAATCCGATATCGACGACGAATACCCTTATGTAATCCCCTGGCTTGAAAGCGCGGGCTTTTCCGTCGAAGTGTTGAGCACCGGGGCTCTTACGCGCTTACAGCCCTCGTTTACCCCCGTACTGCTTATCGGCTCTTCCGCTTTGACGGCCGAACAAAGCGAAGCGCTTTCTTCTCTTTTGCAATCGGGCGGCCGCATCTTTGCCGCACTGAGCGCGAATACCGTCAATACTCAAAGCGATTGGAAGGCTTATCCCGTGCCCGGCAATCCTTTTTTGAAGCTGCTCGAAAAGCGCGGCATCTTTATAGATACGGCTCTTTTGGAAGACGAAACATGTGCGCGCATTGCCGCAGCGGAACAAAGCACTGCGGGAAAAGACGGTTCCGCGCAAAACATCAACTATATCGCTTATCCGTTTTTTGTGCGCGTCGAAAAACAAACCGCCGATAAGGCTCATCCCGTGTCCAAAGCCTTTGCGGGCTTGGATTTGTTTTGGCCTTCGCCGATGGAACTTTCGCCTTCCGCCGAATATCCTGACGACGAACTCGACGCGCTCGCGTTTACCTCGCCTTCGGCATGGGTTCAGTATCCGCTGCAGGAAGGGGAAAGTCCCTACAGAACCGACCCCTTTTCGGCCGAAAAACCGGTAAAAACCGCAATGGGACAATATCCTGCGGCGGCGGCTTTGCAAACCGCTCAAGGCGGAAAAATGATTGTCGTCCCAGACAGCTATTTTATATCGCGGATGAGCGCATTTACGGCGAATTCTTCCAATTATGATTTTTTGGTAAACGGCCTTTTATGGCTGTCGGGGGAAGACGGACTGCTGTCGATAAAAAACCGCAGCTTTACCGATTACAGCCTTACCGTTGACGCCACAAATCCCGCTTTTATCGATAAAAAAAATGCGGTACTGGCTGCCGTGCCGCTGTGCTTTATAAGCTGTTTTGCGCTTTTATTGCTCGGCGTGCATAGATACCGAAAAAAACTCAAAAAAGAAAGCATCGGAGAAGGGCGGTAA
- a CDS encoding chorismate mutase, with translation MQDKRLYGIRGAVCTENTAEDMQKAVADLMGRIFEKNALCEDDIVSVRIVAG, from the coding sequence ATGCAGGATAAGCGTTTGTACGGTATACGGGGAGCGGTGTGCACGGAAAACACGGCGGAAGATATGCAAAAGGCGGTTGCCGATTTGATGGGGCGGATTTTTGAAAAAAACGCTTTATGCGAAGACGATATCGTGTCCGTGCGTATAGTTGCAGGTTGA
- a CDS encoding helix-turn-helix transcriptional regulator translates to MQVLVKTPPIKIEGDIPQDLLAFVKTRYPHATVEEDDDETYIEIKETDWYKNIVKNRTPQKTLRLFRYRDNLTQAALGKKLGIPAQHVSGMETGQRTISPRMARKLGEIFGTKYQNFL, encoded by the coding sequence ATGCAGGTTCTCGTGAAAACGCCCCCTATTAAAATTGAAGGCGATATACCGCAAGATTTGCTTGCGTTTGTTAAAACACGCTATCCTCACGCTACGGTTGAAGAAGATGATGATGAAACATATATTGAAATAAAAGAAACCGATTGGTATAAAAATATTGTAAAGAATCGGACACCGCAAAAAACCTTACGTTTGTTTCGTTATCGAGATAATTTAACGCAAGCAGCGTTGGGAAAAAAATTGGGAATCCCTGCACAACATGTTTCCGGAATGGAAACGGGACAGAGAACGATAAGTCCGCGTATGGCGCGGAAACTCGGCGAAATATTCGGCACAAAGTATCAGAATTTTTTATAA
- the cas2 gene encoding CRISPR-associated endonuclease Cas2: MRDLILNKYELMWMMVLFDLPVIEKKERKDATEFRKFLLDNGFSMVQYSIYTKLFSGKDACEKYYRMIHDNLPIKGKVDIITITDRQYGNIISYNAGEKQQKKQPGQFLLF; encoded by the coding sequence ATGCGCGACTTGATTTTGAATAAGTATGAACTTATGTGGATGATGGTACTGTTCGACCTGCCGGTCATTGAAAAAAAAGAACGAAAAGATGCTACGGAATTCAGAAAATTTTTATTGGATAACGGTTTTTCAATGGTTCAATATTCCATTTATACAAAATTATTTTCGGGAAAAGATGCTTGTGAAAAATATTACAGAATGATACACGATAACTTGCCGATAAAGGGAAAAGTTGATATTATCACGATAACGGACAGACAATATGGCAATATTATCAGTTATAATGCAGGGGAAAAACAGCAAAAAAAACAGCCGGGGCAGTTCCTTTTATTCTGA
- the cas1 gene encoding type II CRISPR-associated endonuclease Cas1, giving the protein MIHRVLEIYEENRYLALSRGFIVIKHKDETLGEIPLDDIGVLLLSAQSVVLSKNILNALTEHGCITILCGKNYSPQSMVLPIASHYLFAKIIKNQIEASAPLKKRIWQQIVVRKIKNQAQVLHMDGKEENAKLVDKISLLVKSGDPDNREAYAAKVYWKALFGKEFIRDKNAEGINSLLNYGYAVMRAAMARAVCSAGLLPSLGIHHDNNLNQFCLVDDLFEIYRPLVDFTVAKLEKEDKKILTPEIKKRLTDVLWVKLHTTEGNSPAFQSMQYMANTYARALESKKTDIELPLWDGDENARLDFE; this is encoded by the coding sequence GTGATACACAGAGTTTTGGAAATCTATGAAGAAAACCGTTATCTTGCTCTGAGCCGAGGTTTTATAGTCATCAAGCATAAAGATGAAACGCTCGGTGAAATACCGCTTGACGATATCGGCGTATTGCTGCTTTCGGCACAGAGCGTCGTCTTGTCAAAAAATATTTTAAATGCATTGACGGAACACGGCTGTATTACAATACTGTGCGGTAAGAATTATTCACCTCAAAGCATGGTTTTACCTATCGCCTCTCATTATCTGTTTGCAAAAATTATAAAAAATCAAATAGAAGCTTCGGCGCCGCTCAAAAAACGAATCTGGCAGCAAATTGTCGTCCGTAAAATAAAAAACCAGGCACAAGTATTGCACATGGATGGAAAAGAAGAAAACGCAAAGCTTGTCGATAAAATATCGCTGCTCGTAAAATCGGGCGATCCCGACAACCGCGAAGCTTATGCCGCAAAAGTGTATTGGAAAGCTTTATTCGGCAAAGAATTTATTCGCGACAAAAATGCGGAAGGCATCAATTCTCTGCTCAATTACGGATATGCCGTAATGCGGGCGGCCATGGCGCGCGCGGTATGTTCTGCAGGTCTTTTACCCTCTCTCGGTATTCACCACGACAATAATTTAAATCAATTTTGCCTCGTCGACGATCTCTTTGAAATATATCGCCCGCTCGTGGATTTTACCGTTGCCAAATTAGAAAAAGAAGATAAAAAAATACTTACACCGGAAATAAAAAAGCGGCTTACCGATGTACTTTGGGTTAAACTCCATACAACCGAAGGAAATTCACCGGCGTTTCAAAGTATGCAATATATGGCAAATACCTATGCACGTGCGCTGGAAAGCAAAAAAACGGATATCGAACTGCCCCTATGGGACGGAGATGAAAATGCGCGACTTGATTTTGAATAA
- the cas9 gene encoding type II CRISPR RNA-guided endonuclease Cas9 (Cas9, originally named Csn1, is the large, multifunctional signature protein of type II CRISPR/Cas systems. It is well known even to general audiences because its RNA-guided endonuclease activity has made it a popular tool for custom editing of eukaryotic genomes.) codes for MNDKNQRYRLGLDLGTNSIGWCIYWLDGNNKPDALIDMGVRIFSDGRDPKTKEPLAVERRTARGLRRILYRRKLRRKQMFRLLREQGLMPNDPSEATALKSLNPYELRVRALDAKLEAYELGRVLFNLSVRRGFKSNRKEAVQEKEKDNQNDVKSQNEKCERLANAIKDSGFRTLGEFLWKHKNTETQQTENNTRDIGMRFAPGRSNYYPTRRMYVEEFEAIRKAQEPYYRGVNWDALYEKLFYQRPLRAQERGKCRYMPDKERTFKAMPCSQKIRILQEVYNMDYIDALGKAFPIGNAQTDMLIALLDKKEKLTFKAMKKELGIDESCTFNLERGGREYLQGNTTAVKLRNKNRFGDLWDSLSPVEQDTIVEKLITADEDAEIISILEQYDLTDEQKKNIAAIVLPSGTSMLCKEVTEMLVQKMEQNKIPLTVAVQMLGYRYADQSVHEEDELPYYGAVLTGSTMGAHPEQDESKPELKYGKISNPTVHVALNQTRTVVNALIKAYGKPQQIVVELSRDLKASREAKARIQKTITMNQKRNERDNKNITDITKIPYPNRNDRLKYRLWEELGSDSFSRKCLYCGKPISGSEIFTKDIEIEHILPFGRTLFDGETNKTIAHTSCNRDKGNSSPFEAFGSSPNGYNWHDICARANSLKNPAKRALFAEKAMEKFEKDSSFIQRQLTDNAYLSRSALRYLRCICKDVWSVNGGMTKLLRDKWNIDSILKREIGDTEITHFELKDEQIGQYKKNRYDHRHHALDASVIALIDPDMVQAISLSNQNHLINRIKVPQMPVLRSELIEKVKHITVSFKPDHGRQGKLSKETLLGKIKKIEKVNIDSIQTDDDIASIKDDVVRTRFETKYREFGDLTKAKAALKTEFPKLDVFKTYYVSRTPIVSLTEKNINSIVDEKIKEKLKTFIKEHADLSFAEQLQKFSETEWIGKPSAAGKPGKKYRIVKVRCINWGQTPIRIASSAVPRYLCPEDYLTAVVWQMPSKTKNAESEYKATFLRRDEFDVNNKPKKLEKPHDAAKYICMLYKDDYLEFTENGIAYLCRIAGLPASQENKIDIRPIYAASNCKDWIIATNDNMLEPCWRAKEQEKRISVNVLFGKYKAHSVTVNPIGRVSRK; via the coding sequence ATGAATGACAAAAATCAAAGATACCGCTTGGGTCTCGATCTGGGTACCAATTCAATCGGCTGGTGTATATATTGGTTGGACGGCAATAACAAACCTGATGCACTTATCGATATGGGCGTTCGCATATTTTCCGACGGCCGTGATCCGAAAACAAAAGAACCGCTTGCCGTGGAGCGCAGAACCGCACGCGGGCTGCGGCGTATCCTATATCGAAGAAAACTGCGCAGGAAACAGATGTTTCGCTTGTTGCGGGAACAAGGCTTGATGCCGAATGATCCCTCCGAGGCGACAGCGCTTAAATCGTTAAATCCCTATGAACTCCGCGTAAGAGCGCTGGATGCGAAACTCGAAGCGTATGAACTCGGCCGTGTTCTGTTTAATTTATCCGTCCGGCGCGGATTTAAAAGCAACAGAAAAGAAGCGGTACAGGAAAAAGAAAAAGACAACCAAAACGACGTAAAATCACAAAATGAAAAATGTGAACGCCTTGCAAACGCTATAAAAGATTCCGGGTTCAGAACACTGGGTGAATTTTTGTGGAAACATAAAAATACGGAAACGCAGCAAACAGAAAACAATACGCGCGATATCGGCATGCGTTTTGCGCCCGGCCGTTCGAATTATTATCCGACTCGCCGAATGTATGTCGAAGAATTCGAGGCGATTCGCAAAGCGCAGGAACCCTATTATAGAGGCGTAAACTGGGATGCGCTTTATGAAAAATTGTTTTACCAGCGGCCTCTCCGTGCGCAGGAACGCGGCAAGTGTCGGTATATGCCCGACAAAGAGCGCACGTTTAAAGCGATGCCCTGTTCGCAAAAGATCCGCATTCTGCAAGAAGTATACAATATGGATTACATTGACGCATTAGGAAAAGCATTTCCGATCGGGAATGCCCAAACTGATATGCTAATCGCGCTGCTCGATAAAAAAGAAAAACTTACTTTTAAAGCAATGAAAAAAGAGCTGGGGATCGATGAATCCTGTACGTTTAATTTGGAGAGAGGCGGACGGGAATATTTACAGGGAAATACAACCGCCGTCAAACTGCGCAATAAAAACAGATTCGGCGACTTGTGGGATTCTCTTTCTCCGGTAGAACAAGATACGATCGTTGAAAAACTGATTACCGCAGACGAAGACGCGGAAATCATCTCCATACTCGAACAATACGATTTAACGGACGAACAAAAGAAAAACATCGCCGCGATCGTACTGCCGTCAGGAACGTCGATGCTGTGCAAAGAAGTGACGGAAATGCTTGTTCAAAAAATGGAACAAAACAAAATACCGCTGACCGTTGCCGTTCAGATGCTCGGTTATAGATACGCCGATCAATCGGTTCACGAAGAAGACGAACTTCCCTACTACGGCGCCGTTTTGACCGGTTCTACGATGGGAGCACATCCTGAGCAGGATGAATCGAAACCTGAATTGAAATACGGAAAAATAAGCAATCCGACCGTACACGTAGCGCTGAATCAAACCCGCACCGTCGTAAACGCGCTGATAAAAGCCTACGGTAAGCCGCAACAAATAGTCGTAGAGCTTTCACGCGATTTGAAAGCGAGCAGAGAAGCAAAAGCCCGAATTCAAAAAACGATCACTATGAACCAAAAACGCAATGAGCGGGACAATAAAAATATTACAGATATCACAAAGATTCCATACCCTAACAGAAACGACCGATTAAAATACCGCTTATGGGAAGAATTAGGCAGCGATTCTTTCAGCAGAAAGTGTCTGTATTGCGGAAAGCCGATCAGCGGATCCGAAATTTTTACAAAGGATATCGAAATAGAGCATATTCTTCCGTTTGGACGTACACTTTTTGACGGCGAAACAAATAAAACGATTGCGCATACAAGCTGCAATAGGGATAAAGGAAACAGCTCGCCGTTTGAAGCCTTCGGTTCGAGTCCGAACGGGTATAATTGGCATGATATTTGCGCAAGAGCAAATTCGTTAAAAAATCCTGCAAAAAGGGCGCTGTTTGCGGAAAAAGCGATGGAAAAGTTTGAAAAAGACAGCTCTTTTATACAGCGTCAGCTTACCGACAATGCATATCTTTCGCGTTCCGCGCTGCGGTATTTGCGATGCATCTGCAAAGATGTGTGGTCGGTCAACGGAGGTATGACAAAACTGCTGCGCGACAAGTGGAATATAGATTCGATTTTAAAACGGGAAATCGGCGATACCGAAATAACGCATTTCGAACTGAAAGACGAGCAAATCGGCCAATACAAAAAGAACCGCTACGACCATCGTCATCATGCCCTCGACGCTTCGGTCATCGCATTGATTGACCCCGATATGGTACAGGCGATTTCCTTATCAAATCAAAATCATTTAATAAACAGGATCAAAGTGCCGCAAATGCCCGTACTCCGCAGCGAATTGATCGAAAAAGTAAAACATATCACGGTCAGTTTCAAACCCGATCACGGCCGGCAGGGAAAGCTTTCAAAAGAAACGCTCCTCGGCAAAATAAAAAAGATTGAAAAAGTCAATATCGATTCCATACAAACGGATGACGACATAGCATCGATAAAGGACGACGTAGTCCGTACCCGGTTTGAAACAAAGTACCGCGAATTTGGCGATTTAACAAAAGCAAAAGCCGCATTAAAAACCGAGTTTCCGAAATTGGACGTCTTTAAAACATACTATGTTTCGCGTACGCCGATAGTGTCGCTTACGGAGAAAAACATAAACAGTATCGTCGATGAAAAAATAAAAGAAAAACTGAAAACATTTATTAAAGAACATGCCGATTTGTCCTTTGCGGAACAGCTGCAAAAATTCAGCGAAACGGAATGGATCGGAAAACCGAGCGCGGCAGGTAAACCCGGCAAAAAATACCGCATCGTAAAGGTACGCTGTATAAACTGGGGACAAACACCGATTAGGATTGCGAGTTCCGCAGTTCCCCGCTACCTGTGCCCTGAAGATTATTTGACGGCCGTCGTTTGGCAGATGCCGTCAAAGACGAAAAATGCGGAATCCGAATACAAAGCGACATTTCTCCGACGCGATGAATTTGATGTCAACAACAAACCTAAAAAATTGGAAAAACCGCATGATGCGGCAAAGTATATCTGTATGCTCTATAAAGACGACTACCTCGAGTTCACCGAAAACGGCATAGCATATCTTTGCAGAATAGCAGGGCTTCCGGCATCGCAAGAGAATAAAATCGATATTCGTCCGATATATGCGGCTTCAAACTGCAAAGATTGGATTATTGCAACGAATGACAATATGCTTGAACCTTGTTGGAGAGCAAAAGAACAAGAAAAGCGTATTTCCGTAAATGTGCTGTTCGGAAAGTACAAAGCGCACAGCGTAACGGTTAATCCGATCGGACGGGTTTCCAGAAAATAA
- the aroH gene encoding chorismate mutase, translating into MQDKRLYGIRGAVCTENTAEDMQKAVADLMGRIFEKNALCEDDIVSVQFTLTGDLDCANPASVLRKSGLCTGVPLFCAAEPVVKGALAHTVRVLVTAYSGSKPVHVYLGEAQKLRPDLRSL; encoded by the coding sequence ATGCAGGATAAGCGTTTGTACGGTATACGGGGAGCGGTGTGCACGGAAAACACGGCGGAAGATATGCAAAAGGCGGTTGCCGATTTGATGGGGCGGATTTTTGAAAAAAACGCTTTGTGCGAAGACGATATCGTGTCCGTGCAGTTTACCCTTACCGGCGATTTGGACTGTGCGAATCCGGCTTCCGTACTCAGAAAAAGCGGTTTATGCACCGGCGTTCCCTTGTTTTGTGCCGCTGAACCTGTCGTAAAGGGCGCTTTGGCGCATACGGTACGGGTTCTCGTAACCGCTTATTCCGGCTCAAAACCCGTTCACGTCTACCTCGGCGAAGCGCAAAAACTGCGTCC